One stretch of Chryseobacterium indologenes DNA includes these proteins:
- a CDS encoding sensor histidine kinase, whose translation MKYESFIFVSMRPNNKNLIYIFATLFLFLLGIQVYFMYKTYQVKEREIYRSIDQGISVYTDQVVNNHSAKDSKNDSLQKNIIKYYHKKLNKQDFLKYLVDNKKNSGKNLTAYINEHRKKNGYIICVRIQYSLILHLPDSIKLIQQPVTIYETKDKVRKPSITSVGTWRTSSVQETTGKDPINDMDSFHVETQTEIEIENIQSLVFREIILLIICCIILLASVLILYIFTIKNLIKQQKQVKVLHTVVDNISHEFKTPIATLKIASKTLKKGWNPDTLPLIDRQITRLESLMLQLHKDETPEEMTTIQPENWDFFIQDLAFTYPQIDFKLENTVSKQLPFDKNLMETVVKNLCENSIKYGASVVNINISTFAQHLKIEVSDNGHGMESKELKNIFEKFYRIQANNIHNSKGLGLGLYFVKEIITSYHGKVDVSSQPGVGSIFKITIPYEN comes from the coding sequence TTGAAATACGAAAGTTTTATCTTTGTTTCGATGAGACCTAATAACAAAAACCTGATTTATATCTTTGCCACGTTATTCCTCTTTTTGCTGGGAATCCAGGTTTATTTTATGTATAAAACCTATCAGGTTAAAGAAAGGGAAATATACAGATCTATAGATCAGGGGATCTCAGTCTATACTGATCAAGTGGTAAACAATCATTCTGCTAAGGATTCAAAAAATGACTCTTTGCAAAAGAATATCATCAAATATTATCACAAAAAGCTCAATAAACAGGATTTTTTAAAATATCTTGTAGATAATAAAAAAAATTCTGGTAAAAATTTGACGGCTTACATCAATGAACACCGAAAAAAAAACGGATATATAATCTGTGTAAGAATTCAATATTCCTTAATTCTCCATCTTCCTGACAGCATCAAATTGATACAGCAACCGGTCACTATTTACGAAACCAAAGATAAAGTTAGAAAACCAAGCATTACCAGCGTCGGAACATGGAGAACCTCTTCTGTTCAAGAAACTACAGGAAAAGATCCTATTAATGATATGGATTCATTCCATGTGGAAACACAAACTGAAATTGAAATTGAAAATATACAAAGTCTTGTTTTCAGAGAAATTATTTTATTAATAATCTGTTGTATTATTCTCCTTGCAAGTGTTCTTATCCTGTATATTTTCACGATCAAGAACCTCATCAAACAGCAAAAACAGGTAAAAGTTCTCCACACAGTTGTAGATAACATTTCCCATGAATTTAAAACTCCCATAGCCACCTTAAAAATAGCCTCCAAAACATTGAAAAAGGGTTGGAACCCTGATACGCTCCCATTGATTGACCGACAAATTACAAGACTGGAAAGCTTGATGCTACAGCTACATAAAGATGAAACTCCAGAAGAAATGACTACCATACAGCCTGAAAACTGGGATTTTTTTATTCAGGACCTTGCATTTACTTACCCACAGATCGACTTTAAACTGGAGAATACAGTTTCCAAACAGCTTCCTTTTGATAAAAATCTTATGGAAACGGTTGTAAAAAACCTCTGTGAGAATAGTATAAAATATGGTGCTTCTGTCGTAAACATTAACATCAGCACTTTCGCTCAGCATCTGAAAATTGAAGTCTCAGACAATGGTCATGGCATGGAAAGTAAAGAACTGAAAAATATTTTTGAAAAATTCTACAGAATTCAAGCCAATAATATCCATAACAGTAAAGGACTTGGACTTGGGCTCTATTTTGTAAAAGAAATTATTACTTCCTATCACGGCAAAGTTGATGTGTCCAGTCAACCAGGTGTTGGAAGTATTTTTAAAATAACCATTCCTTATGAAAACTAA
- a CDS encoding SDR family oxidoreductase: MSLYTQPMLREGALKDKVAIVTGGGSGLGKAMTKYFLELGAKVVITSRNLEKLETTAKELEEETGGKVLCVACDVRNWDEVEAMKDATLKEFGKIDILLNNAAGNFISPTEKLTHSAFDSILDIVLKGTKNCTLSVGKHWIESKTPGTVLNIVTTYAWTGSAYVVPSACAKAGVLAMTRSLAVEWAKYGIRFNAIAPGPFPTKGAWDRLLPGDLQEKFDMRKKVPLRRVGEHQELANLAAYLVSDYSAYMNGEVVTIDGGEWLQGAGEFNMLEAIPGEMWDALEAMIKAKKSN; this comes from the coding sequence ATGAGTCTATATACACAACCAATGTTGCGCGAAGGTGCACTAAAAGATAAAGTAGCGATTGTAACAGGTGGCGGAAGCGGCCTTGGAAAAGCAATGACCAAATATTTTCTTGAACTGGGTGCTAAGGTGGTAATTACTTCCAGAAATTTGGAAAAATTAGAAACTACAGCAAAGGAACTGGAAGAAGAAACAGGAGGTAAAGTTCTTTGTGTAGCTTGTGATGTGAGAAATTGGGATGAGGTAGAAGCTATGAAGGACGCAACTCTAAAGGAATTTGGAAAAATTGATATTCTTTTGAATAATGCTGCCGGAAACTTCATTTCTCCAACTGAAAAATTAACTCATTCTGCTTTTGATTCTATTTTAGATATTGTTTTAAAAGGAACAAAAAACTGTACACTTTCTGTAGGAAAACATTGGATAGAATCTAAGACTCCGGGAACTGTACTGAATATTGTAACAACTTATGCATGGACAGGTTCTGCTTATGTTGTACCATCTGCCTGTGCAAAAGCAGGTGTTTTGGCAATGACCAGATCATTAGCGGTAGAGTGGGCAAAATATGGTATTCGTTTTAATGCCATTGCTCCAGGGCCTTTCCCTACAAAAGGAGCGTGGGACAGACTTCTTCCAGGAGATTTGCAGGAAAAGTTCGATATGAGGAAAAAAGTTCCGTTAAGAAGAGTAGGTGAACATCAGGAGTTAGCTAATCTTGCGGCATATCTTGTATCTGATTATTCTGCTTATATGAATGGTGAGGTGGTAACTATTGATGGTGGAGAATGGCTGCAGGGAGCAGGAGAATTTAATATGCTTGAAGCGATTCCAGGTGAAATGTGGGATGCTCTTGAAGCAATGATTAAAGCCAAAAAATCAAATTAA
- a CDS encoding M1 family metallopeptidase, which yields MNLKLPTLVSAITVFFFSGSVTAQETPKYDYIEAFKPFFYPQTGTETRSASGQPGHAYWQNSADYHLNVSLNESKKEITGTAEIKYTNNSPDKLSFLWLQLDQNLFAKDSRGNAVVPLSGSRNGAHGEAFEGGYTIKSVKLDGKEVHYTITDTRMQIDLPGELKARGGVAKIVIEYSFISPEYGSDRMGIQDTKNGKIFTMAQWYPRMCVYDDVMGWNTLPYVGASEFYLEYGDITANITVPANHYVVASGELLNEKEVYSKEETNRWNQARNSDKTVIIRPESEIGKNTSSGTKTWKFKIKQARDFAWASSAGFILDAARINLPNGKKSLAISAYPVESSGEKAWGRSTEYTKAAIEHYSEKWYGYTYPAATNVAGNEGGMEYPGIVFCHLDSKGEELWGVTDHEFGHNWFPMIVGSNERLFAWMDEGFNTFINGISTEAFNKGEYYRKKSLGQAGNFFMNDNLEPIMVGPDNMKERSIAALAYYKPGAGLSILRESILGPEKFDKAFRTYIDRWAFKHPTPWDFFHTMENVSGEELNWFWRGWFFNKWKIDQAVKSAKYIDGDFKKGVQITVENIGQLPVPTTVQLKFKDGTTKNVKIPIEVWKRNTEWTFQVDSNKEIKEVKLDPDSQIPDVNLNNNSLIL from the coding sequence ATGAATTTAAAACTTCCAACCCTTGTTTCAGCTATTACGGTTTTCTTTTTCTCAGGATCTGTAACCGCACAGGAAACGCCAAAGTATGATTATATAGAAGCATTTAAGCCCTTCTTCTATCCTCAGACAGGTACGGAAACCCGCTCAGCAAGTGGACAACCGGGACATGCCTATTGGCAGAACTCAGCAGATTATCATTTGAATGTCAGTTTAAATGAAAGTAAAAAAGAAATTACGGGTACCGCCGAGATTAAATACACCAACAACAGCCCTGATAAACTAAGCTTTCTATGGTTGCAACTCGATCAGAACCTATTTGCGAAAGATTCTCGCGGAAATGCGGTTGTTCCTTTGTCCGGAAGTAGAAATGGTGCTCACGGAGAGGCTTTTGAGGGTGGCTATACGATCAAATCCGTAAAGCTTGATGGTAAAGAAGTGCACTACACCATTACAGATACAAGAATGCAGATTGATTTGCCGGGTGAATTGAAAGCCAGAGGTGGTGTTGCTAAAATTGTTATTGAGTATTCATTTATTTCACCGGAATATGGTTCAGACAGAATGGGAATACAGGATACAAAAAATGGAAAGATCTTTACCATGGCACAATGGTATCCTAGAATGTGCGTATACGATGATGTTATGGGATGGAATACTCTTCCTTATGTAGGGGCTTCTGAATTTTATTTAGAATATGGAGATATTACAGCCAATATTACGGTGCCTGCTAATCACTATGTAGTTGCATCAGGAGAGCTTTTGAATGAAAAAGAAGTATATAGTAAGGAAGAAACCAACAGATGGAACCAGGCAAGAAATAGTGATAAAACCGTCATTATACGTCCGGAATCCGAAATCGGTAAAAATACATCTTCAGGAACAAAGACCTGGAAGTTCAAGATCAAACAAGCTCGTGATTTTGCATGGGCTTCATCTGCAGGTTTCATTTTGGATGCAGCGAGAATCAACCTTCCAAATGGTAAAAAATCATTGGCTATTTCTGCTTATCCTGTGGAGAGCTCAGGGGAAAAAGCATGGGGAAGGTCTACAGAATATACAAAAGCAGCTATAGAACATTATTCGGAAAAATGGTATGGTTACACTTATCCTGCGGCCACCAATGTAGCCGGGAATGAAGGAGGAATGGAATATCCGGGAATTGTTTTCTGTCATCTGGATTCAAAAGGAGAAGAGCTTTGGGGGGTTACAGATCATGAGTTTGGACACAATTGGTTTCCTATGATCGTGGGATCTAATGAAAGGTTGTTTGCCTGGATGGATGAAGGCTTTAATACCTTTATTAATGGCATTTCAACAGAAGCTTTTAATAAAGGGGAGTATTATAGGAAGAAGAGTTTAGGGCAAGCAGGAAACTTTTTTATGAATGATAACCTCGAACCTATTATGGTGGGACCAGATAATATGAAAGAAAGAAGTATTGCTGCCTTAGCTTATTACAAGCCCGGAGCCGGTTTGTCTATTTTAAGAGAATCAATTTTAGGGCCTGAAAAGTTTGATAAAGCTTTCAGAACTTATATAGATCGCTGGGCATTCAAACATCCTACTCCCTGGGATTTTTTCCATACTATGGAGAATGTTTCAGGAGAAGAACTAAACTGGTTTTGGAGAGGATGGTTTTTCAATAAGTGGAAAATTGATCAGGCAGTGAAGAGTGCTAAATATATTGATGGAGACTTTAAAAAGGGTGTTCAGATAACCGTTGAAAATATCGGACAACTGCCTGTTCCTACTACTGTTCAATTGAAGTTTAAAGACGGAACAACAAAAAATGTCAAAATCCCTATCGAAGTCTGGAAAAGGAATACCGAATGGACTTTCCAGGTAGATTCGAACAAGGAAATAAAAGAGGTTAAGTTAGATCCCGATTCCCAGATCCCTGATGTCAATTTAAATAATAACAGTCTGATATTGTAA
- a CDS encoding dihydroorotase — MKILIKNVHIVNEGKVFESDILIENDLISQIASGISEDADQIIDGSGKYLLPGVIDDQVHFRDPGLTHKGDIETESRAAIAGGVTSFIDQPNTVPNAVTQELLADKYELGSQKAYANYGFMMGGTNDNLEEVLKTNPRNVPGIKLFLGSSTGNMLVDNPETLENIFSNTTMLIAVHCEDEATIRANTQKYMDEYGEDIPVKFHHLIRSEEACYISSSKAIELAQKTGARLHVFHLSTAKEMELFRNDIPLKDKKITAEVCVHHLTFTNEDYDTKGGLIKWNPAVKTQKDKDALWEALLDDRIDVIATDHAPHTAEEKNNVYTKCPSGAPLVQHSLVVMLENYKNGKISLEKIVEKMSHNPAILFRVEKRGFVKEGYKADLVLVDLNADWTVSKDNLLYKCGWSPLEGMNFHSKVTHTFVNGHLVYEDGKIAEEKFGERLLFEVKD; from the coding sequence ATGAAGATCTTAATTAAAAACGTACATATCGTCAACGAAGGAAAAGTCTTTGAAAGCGATATCTTAATAGAAAATGACTTGATTTCCCAAATAGCTTCCGGTATTTCCGAAGATGCAGACCAAATCATTGATGGATCGGGCAAATATCTTCTTCCTGGTGTGATTGATGACCAGGTACATTTCCGTGATCCTGGGCTAACTCATAAAGGAGATATTGAAACGGAATCAAGAGCGGCCATTGCCGGAGGTGTGACCAGTTTTATTGATCAACCCAATACAGTTCCGAATGCCGTTACCCAGGAATTATTAGCGGATAAATATGAATTGGGTTCTCAAAAAGCTTATGCCAACTATGGTTTTATGATGGGAGGAACGAATGATAACCTGGAGGAAGTTTTAAAAACGAATCCGAGAAATGTTCCGGGGATCAAATTGTTTTTAGGATCCTCTACAGGAAATATGTTAGTGGATAATCCGGAGACATTGGAAAATATTTTCAGCAATACAACGATGTTGATCGCTGTTCACTGTGAAGATGAGGCTACCATCAGAGCCAATACCCAAAAGTATATGGATGAATATGGAGAAGATATTCCGGTGAAGTTTCATCACTTGATCAGAAGTGAAGAAGCTTGTTATATATCTTCTTCAAAAGCAATTGAACTTGCACAGAAAACAGGTGCAAGGCTTCATGTATTTCATCTTTCCACCGCTAAAGAAATGGAATTATTCAGAAATGATATTCCCTTAAAAGATAAAAAGATTACTGCTGAGGTATGTGTTCATCACCTTACTTTTACCAATGAAGATTATGATACAAAAGGAGGTTTAATCAAGTGGAATCCTGCAGTAAAAACCCAAAAGGATAAAGATGCTCTTTGGGAGGCATTGCTGGATGACAGAATTGATGTGATTGCAACAGATCATGCACCTCATACAGCAGAAGAAAAGAATAATGTGTATACAAAATGCCCTTCTGGGGCACCTTTGGTTCAGCATTCGCTGGTTGTAATGCTGGAAAACTATAAAAACGGTAAAATATCTCTTGAGAAAATTGTTGAAAAAATGAGCCACAACCCGGCTATTCTTTTTAGAGTAGAAAAGAGAGGTTTTGTAAAAGAAGGGTATAAGGCAGACCTTGTTTTGGTAGATTTAAATGCAGACTGGACAGTATCAAAAGATAATTTATTATACAAATGCGGCTGGAGCCCGCTTGAAGGAATGAATTTTCATTCTAAAGTTACCCACACTTTTGTCAATGGACACCTTGTTTATGAGGATGGGAAAATTGCAGAGGAAAAATTTGGAGAACGACTGCTTTTTGAAGTGAAGGATTAA
- a CDS encoding endonuclease/exonuclease/phosphatase family protein, which produces MNLRFSMMFLMLFAWGSAQDLTVMSFNIRLNVASDKENAWPERKQDVADLLTYYHPDYFGVQEALPEQMKDIKNGLKNYDYIGVGRDDGKEKGEFSAIFYDTQRLEVVQSGTFWLSETPEKPSKGWDAALNRICSYAVFKDKKSKKEFLAMNLHFDHIGNVARVKSSELILKKIKELNPKNLPVTVSGDFNLTDDTEPVKILSKNMKDTFYHSETKHYGPVGTFTAFNINEVAKERIDYIFTNGFKIKSHRHINDRRENLLYPSDHFPVIVKLSF; this is translated from the coding sequence ATGAATTTGAGATTTTCAATGATGTTCCTGATGTTATTTGCATGGGGATCTGCACAAGACCTTACCGTAATGAGTTTTAATATCAGGCTTAATGTGGCTTCAGACAAAGAGAATGCATGGCCGGAGAGAAAGCAGGATGTTGCGGACCTGCTAACCTACTACCATCCCGATTATTTTGGTGTTCAGGAAGCACTTCCGGAACAGATGAAAGATATTAAAAACGGATTGAAAAACTATGATTATATTGGAGTAGGAAGAGATGATGGTAAAGAAAAAGGAGAGTTTTCCGCTATTTTTTATGATACTCAAAGATTAGAAGTAGTACAATCGGGGACATTCTGGTTATCCGAAACTCCGGAGAAGCCTTCAAAGGGATGGGATGCTGCATTGAACAGAATCTGTTCCTATGCTGTTTTCAAAGATAAAAAATCGAAAAAAGAATTTCTTGCAATGAATCTTCATTTTGATCATATCGGAAATGTAGCCAGAGTAAAGTCTTCCGAATTGATTTTGAAAAAAATAAAGGAACTTAATCCAAAGAATCTACCCGTAACGGTAAGTGGAGATTTTAATCTTACAGATGATACAGAGCCGGTTAAAATCCTGTCAAAAAATATGAAAGATACTTTTTATCATTCGGAAACGAAGCATTATGGACCTGTAGGGACCTTTACCGCTTTTAATATTAACGAAGTAGCTAAAGAAAGGATTGATTATATTTTTACGAACGGTTTTAAGATAAAATCTCACCGCCATATTAATGACAGAAGAGAGAATCTCCTTTATCCGTCGGATCATTTCCCGGTTATTGTGAAGCTTTCTTTTTAA
- a CDS encoding GH92 family glycosyl hydrolase, whose protein sequence is MKNPGTSIFFALLFFSLHGKAQKFERLYQYVNPLIGTEKMGHTYPGATVPFGAIQLSPETDSISYEINGKYNGEVYKYCAGYRYEDKTITGFSSTHFSGTGHSDLGDFLIMPTVGKLQLNPGTATHPENGYRSRFSHQYEKAAAGYYQVKLDDYNILAELTATQRVGVHRYTFPQSDQAHIILDLMAGIYNYDGKNIWTYVRKEDGNTITGYRQTNGWARTRTVYFAMKFSKPFKSYGQKNYDEKQAYKGFWRKFDQTKNFPEIAGKNLKMYFDFDTNDGESIEIKLAISPVSQANALENLEKEAGNLTFDQVKANAQRDWDKELNKIVINGSKTQKTNFYTAMYHTFINPTVYMDVNGEYKGLDQNVHKAEHFTNYTTFSLWDTYRALHPFFNIIQPKRNNDMVRSMIAHYNQFSMKMLPIWSHYANDNWCMSGYHSVSVIADAIIKGNYDGDTKEALKACVETANKRDYEGIGQYIDLGYIPAEKNGTSVSNTLEYAYDDWAIAQLAQHLGETEIYNQFIKRSNNWKNNFDKTVGFMRPRLADGSFKKDFDILSTHGQGFIEGNSWNYSFFVPQNPDELITMMGGKKKFASKLDELFTMHLPDEFFADTEDITREGIIGGYVHGNEPAHHVAYLYNWAGQPWKTQSQIRHILEMQYKATPDGLGGNDDTGQMSAWYILSSLGFYPVAPGSEDYSIGSPAIDNAVLNLENGKTFEIEAINQNPHNVYVQKVLLNGKEIKNFTLKHSEIMNGGKLTFYMGSKAKK, encoded by the coding sequence ATGAAAAATCCGGGGACTTCTATTTTTTTCGCATTACTATTTTTTAGTTTACATGGTAAAGCTCAAAAATTCGAAAGGCTGTATCAATATGTAAATCCACTTATCGGAACTGAAAAAATGGGACATACGTATCCCGGTGCTACCGTTCCCTTCGGAGCTATCCAATTAAGTCCGGAAACTGACAGTATTTCTTATGAAATTAACGGAAAGTATAATGGTGAGGTTTATAAATACTGTGCAGGATACCGCTACGAAGACAAAACCATCACAGGTTTCAGTTCTACTCATTTCAGTGGAACTGGACACTCTGACCTTGGGGATTTTCTGATAATGCCAACGGTGGGAAAGCTTCAGCTCAATCCTGGAACCGCTACCCATCCTGAAAATGGGTACAGAAGCAGATTTTCCCATCAATACGAAAAAGCAGCAGCAGGATATTATCAGGTAAAGCTCGACGATTATAACATTCTTGCAGAATTAACAGCTACCCAAAGAGTAGGTGTTCACCGTTATACTTTTCCTCAGTCTGATCAGGCTCATATTATTTTAGATCTGATGGCTGGTATCTATAATTATGACGGAAAAAATATCTGGACCTACGTCCGCAAAGAAGATGGCAACACCATTACAGGATATAGACAAACCAATGGCTGGGCCCGAACAAGAACCGTTTATTTTGCCATGAAGTTTTCAAAACCATTCAAATCCTATGGTCAGAAAAACTATGATGAAAAACAGGCATACAAAGGGTTTTGGAGAAAATTCGACCAAACAAAAAACTTTCCGGAAATCGCTGGAAAAAATTTAAAAATGTATTTTGATTTTGACACGAACGATGGTGAATCTATTGAGATCAAACTCGCAATTTCTCCCGTCAGTCAGGCGAATGCTTTGGAAAATCTTGAAAAAGAAGCAGGAAACTTAACCTTCGATCAAGTCAAGGCAAACGCCCAAAGAGATTGGGACAAGGAATTGAATAAAATTGTTATCAATGGTTCTAAAACCCAAAAGACCAATTTTTATACGGCAATGTATCACACATTCATCAACCCAACGGTCTATATGGATGTAAATGGAGAGTACAAAGGGCTTGATCAAAACGTCCATAAAGCAGAACATTTTACCAACTATACTACATTTTCTCTTTGGGATACTTATCGGGCTCTCCATCCTTTCTTTAATATCATTCAACCTAAAAGAAATAATGATATGGTAAGGTCTATGATAGCTCATTACAACCAATTTTCCATGAAAATGTTACCGATATGGTCACACTATGCCAATGATAACTGGTGTATGAGTGGATATCATAGTGTAAGTGTCATTGCCGATGCTATTATTAAAGGAAATTATGACGGAGACACAAAAGAAGCCCTGAAAGCATGTGTTGAAACCGCTAACAAAAGAGATTATGAAGGCATTGGACAGTATATTGACTTAGGGTACATTCCCGCTGAAAAAAATGGAACGTCAGTTTCCAATACTTTGGAATATGCTTATGACGATTGGGCTATTGCCCAATTAGCTCAACACTTAGGAGAAACGGAAATTTACAATCAATTTATCAAGCGTTCCAATAACTGGAAGAATAATTTTGACAAAACGGTCGGATTTATGCGCCCTCGCCTTGCTGATGGAAGCTTTAAAAAAGATTTCGATATATTAAGCACCCATGGACAAGGGTTTATTGAAGGAAACTCCTGGAACTACAGCTTTTTTGTTCCACAAAATCCAGACGAACTCATAACCATGATGGGCGGAAAAAAGAAGTTTGCATCCAAACTGGATGAATTATTCACAATGCATCTTCCCGATGAATTTTTCGCAGATACTGAAGATATTACCAGGGAAGGAATTATTGGCGGATATGTTCACGGGAACGAACCGGCACATCATGTCGCTTATCTTTATAACTGGGCAGGCCAACCTTGGAAAACTCAATCACAGATCCGTCATATTCTTGAAATGCAATACAAAGCAACCCCGGACGGGTTAGGAGGAAATGACGACACAGGGCAAATGAGCGCCTGGTATATTCTAAGCTCATTAGGTTTTTATCCTGTAGCTCCTGGTTCAGAAGATTATTCTATCGGAAGCCCGGCTATAGATAATGCTGTTTTAAATTTAGAAAACGGAAAAACATTTGAAATTGAAGCCATCAATCAGAATCCACATAATGTATATGTACAGAAGGTTCTTTTAAATGGAAAAGAGATTAAAAATTTTACCTTAAAGCATTCAGAGATTATGAATGGTGGAAAACTTACTTTTTATATGGGGAGTAAAGCTAAAAAATAG
- a CDS encoding response regulator transcription factor, producing MKTKILLAEDDSDFGTILKQYLELEDFTISWFQNPEDIIPLISTDFPFQMGILDVMMPNIDGFSLAKMILKEKNNFPLLFLTAKNQKIDRLTGLKIGADDYISKPCDPEELVLRIRNILKRTLPPIIEPHIQIGDYFLDTQKLLLSHPNGNVRMTVREQELLLYLLKHNHSTITRNNILDNLWETNDYFTGRSLDVFISRLRKYFSHDPKVKIQSLRGIGFEIDFPAH from the coding sequence ATGAAAACTAAAATTCTGCTGGCAGAAGATGATTCTGATTTTGGAACAATCCTTAAACAATATCTTGAACTGGAAGATTTTACTATCAGCTGGTTCCAGAATCCTGAGGATATCATCCCCTTGATCTCCACTGATTTTCCCTTTCAGATGGGAATTCTGGATGTGATGATGCCCAATATTGACGGCTTTTCCCTGGCAAAAATGATATTAAAAGAGAAAAATAACTTTCCTCTTTTATTTTTAACCGCAAAGAACCAGAAAATTGATCGATTAACCGGGTTAAAAATAGGGGCAGATGATTATATTTCCAAACCATGCGATCCAGAAGAACTGGTATTGAGAATAAGAAATATCCTGAAGAGAACCTTACCTCCTATTATAGAACCTCACATTCAAATAGGAGATTACTTTTTGGATACTCAAAAGCTTCTCTTATCTCATCCTAATGGCAATGTACGGATGACCGTTCGTGAACAGGAATTATTGTTGTACCTTTTGAAGCATAATCATTCTACAATTACAAGAAATAACATTTTGGATAATCTGTGGGAAACCAACGATTATTTTACCGGAAGAAGCCTTGATGTATTTATCAGTAGATTACGAAAATATTTCAGCCATGACCCAAAAGTAAAAATCCAATCCCTCAGAGGAATTGGATTCGAAATTGATTTTCCAGCCCATTAA